GAGGAAGCGCTCGACGAAGCTCCCGGGACGCGCGCTCTCGATCAACTCGAGCTTCCGGTCGCCGAGGAAGAAGTCGGTCCACCGGAACTCGCCGTCGTAGCCCGGGCGCGGCGCCCTCCGCAGCCGGACCGGGAAGAGTCGCTGCCAGCGCGCGAGCGTGGGCCCCATCGCCCGCACGGCGATCGAGACGTGATCCACGCGCATGGCGGGAAACGGCGCGGCCATGGGCGTCACCGCCGGGTGCGCAGCTCGGCCGTGAGCCGCGCGCCGTCGTCGTCGACCACGACGTAGCCCCCGTCACGCAGGGCGCCCGGATTGACGACCACGGTGGCGCCCAGGCGGTCGACACCGCGCCCCTCGTGGATGTGCCCCACCACGGCGACGTCCGGCTGCCGGCGCTCGATGAAGGCGCGCACGGCCGGGCTCCCGACCGGCGTGCCGTTCATCAGCCGGTCGAGCCGGGTGTCGTGCGGCGGGGTGTGGCACACGAGCAGGCGACGGGGCGCATCGGCCACCGCCGCGTGTCCCCGCTCGAGCACCGCCGCGAGCTCGTCCTCCTCGAGCTCGGTCGGCGTGTCCATCGGGGTCACGTTCGAGCCGCCGCAGCCGAAGACGCCGAGGTCGCCGAGACGACGCCCCTCGCCGTGCAGCGAGATGCCCTCGGCGCGCAGCGCGTCGATGACCCACGGCATGTCGAGGTTGCCGGTGA
This is a stretch of genomic DNA from Deltaproteobacteria bacterium. It encodes these proteins:
- a CDS encoding serine/threonine protein phosphatase: MAFQALERLGPSLREADYAILTGDLTHFGDPPDAFRVIEAVRRFCPNVLAVTGNLDMPWVIDALRAEGISLHGEGRRLGDLGVFGCGGSNVTPMDTPTELEEDELAAVLERGHAAVADAPRRLLVCHTPPHDTRLDRLMNGTPVGSPAVRAFIERRQPDVAVVGHIHEGRGVDRLGATVVVNPGALRDGGYVVVDDDGARLTAELRTRR